The segment agatggatcttaaaatcatacagtcatttttggaaagggttcaaatacacaaaaatgctgagaaaccaaagaatttgtgggacctgaaggattttttttctaaagaacagcgggcaaacacaggactcatgaacaactatcactaaacaaaaacaaaaaaacacagctgtggatcattcaggtaagaacacagtattaagaaccaagtgtatgtaaactttaaaacgggtcatttttataaatttaaccattattttctcttgtggactatatgcggactaaatgtcttttatgtgaaatatcttattcaggtcagtactaaataagaaataacatgttatgatccctcttattttggtaaaataattaacattttgcagattcagcaaggtgtatgtaaacttttgacctcaactgtaagtcagGTAGAATTCTGTAATTTAGCATTCAAAGCAACTACTCCGTAAAAGACATGGAAACACAGTATATCCATAATATGACCTGTTTTAATATTTGAAATAATTTCTTTAGTTACAAGTATCTTACACATTTCTTTTGAACAAAGCCTTATGTTACAACAAATGCTTCTGTAACCAGTTTTCATCACTTTTCCCTTTATGTGACTGAGAGAACTTGCACACCAAAAAACGCAGCATGTACAGTTTTGATATTTTACGGCAGCTCTTGATGTGTTATGGTAGAAGCTTTGGTCCATACTGCTCAAGCTAACCTGCAAAGTATGACGCAAACGTGAAACGTGTGTGGTTGGGAGGGCTTGTTTCTCAGACACTACAGAGCAAAAACACAGTTTCTCATGGACTTTAGGGGGATCCACAATTCACCCTTCAGTCTGGATCCAAAGTGCAATATAGGTGTGTATGAGAGATGAGACCACAAGGGTAAGATTTTGCTTCAGCACACAGGACGGTGCGACGGTTTCATTTGCGACATGTCCGATGAGGCGTCCGTTTCTTGGTCACCTCTGGTCGACAACGACTACGCTCATCCAGCCAAGGCAGGTCAAAATTTCTGTTGAATTTAATGAATATGTATTGCAATCAaatcaaaatgtcaaaatttacATTACTGGCAATGTGCAAAAATCTATATTGAACTTACTGCTGTTTCAGATTGGGAAGAGGTCGTCCAAAAGCCACCACCGGCAGGAAGGGTGTCACCATAATAGACTCAACTGAGGACAAACATACAAACAAGCATGTTCAAAGAGCAGACCAAATACTACAGGGTCATGGAAAAAAGCCATCTGCTGACATACCATCTTCAGGGTCTGGATAGAAGGAGAGCAGTTCTGGTTCGCTCTCCTGAATGACCTTCCTCCTGTTCATTCTCTGCTGCAGACGCTGAAACATCCTCTGCTCACGAATACGCTGGATATCCCACCTGAAAAAGAGAAATGAGATTAAGAGATAGATTTGCAAATGCCCTAATCTATTGGATGCTATCTAGAAGAACAAAAACCAAGCATCACCTCTTCCGTCTCTTCTCATCCAGCTCAAGTTTTGAATGCCTCTTCAAAAAGACATTATCATCTAAACACTGCACAGAAGAAAGGATGAGCATTTAGGTGCATCATTAAGGCTGAACTTTTATTTGAACTAAACCAAAATTGCGATATGACTAAGTGAGAGTATCAAATTGCAAAGGCTGTGATTTAAAAGATTAGCTCACTCCAGAATAAagatttcctggtaatttactgacccctatgtcatccaagatgtctttctttcttcagtcgaaaagaaattaaggtttttgaggaaaacattgcagaatttgtctccatatagtggatcaGCGGGtccaaggtccaaattgcagtttcaatgcaacttcaaagggctctacatcatcccagccgaggaataagggtcttatcttttatcttatctttattttttctaattttccaaacaaaaaaaaaaaaaaaaaaaaaaaaaaatgtaaatactaaccacaaatgctcatcttgcactagctcgacgcATGATATAGGCAGAAGTACAAGGTAAAACAAAgatgttggacaattttaaagttggagaagaaaatgagataaaGTTCtttaccctaccctacctttttgaaccaaagtacatagATGAAAAACTAAccgcgtgtgacctttccaatagtgttgggttcgagtccacctaagtcgagtccgagtcgagtctcataattagtgtcctgctcagcaaacataaagtcatgtaacagaagttatagcttatgtattgtgacatatttcagagtgaaatagcttttagaatgtgaaaaattatagggcaggacagaacttgactttatttgttgttatatagtaaatgtgtAAATTCAATtgggtgggtaggaagcttaagtgaatgagacctgaggagcagagaaagcacctcttatctctgtggctgtgttttgggttttatatgatgAATGGTTAGACCTTAGGTAGGGTAGatggcatttaatttttttttcttggatgaaaatgaggctgtgagggttaatgacagtttttaagtagcagtctacggaagccatggaataaaagaggaaaaaaagtacatttaagtttatatttaaaaatttcacgattccgagattatatctcacaattgaccttatgcatggagcgttctttagaacttccgcataaagataagccagctcgtaaacttccgctgaagctcattttaagctcatttagccgatttactcacaaatttttttaaactggcatttgtcattcttgaaacggtatacatggacgtttgttcctcttagacaaacaacacttttcttcgattgtgaatgtattatgtagagaaaacgaacaaagtacgctcatattacggcacagtacagttgaccggaaatgacttagctggcttgactaaacaaggaagtatttcgtgcatatggtcaattctgataaaaaaaagtcattctcccttttcccttttcagctcaaaattaatgagtttatatcccacgcTTCTGGCATTTTTTCCCCTCATAACTGACAAACTCACAACTGTTGaggtaaattgagttataaagtctgaaatacAACATATGAacgacatataaaaaaaaattctgaattgtgagatgaaataaatgtaatatgacgcagtctgctgcagcaggtttacgctgctgtcgctttaagaacggacccacagatcatatattttgacacatctgtatttctcccaactgttcaaattaactcaagacaaaaccgactgtatttacatgaatactctccaagatggtgcattttgacattatttttcgTGTAAGcgtgtagcaataacatgcaataGAATGCTTAATTCAGCATTCACATgctgactgagaggcgctttcgATGAGCCTGCTTTGggtgtgtgtatgcaaagaaaccagctggctttcaagtactggcaagacttttaaacacgtgtgaatactgaatgtcactttcgtaataatgcatcgagtcagtaaaatttccatcaactgtccctggactcggctataattcccgagtccgaaaagcttgagtccgagtcaaaatgcatccaagtccgtgacaagtccgagtccgctaaaaattgtactcgagaccggactcgagtccgagtacaagtccgagtaccccaactctacttTCCAACGTTATTGCATAACACATCAAGTCATAGACGCagatcgcagagctagtgcaagatgagcatctgtggttaaaaaactaaatacatttttattttacattttttcgctagataagaccatgtattccttggctgggatcgtgtagagccctttgaagctgcattaaaaatgcaatttgaaccttcaacccattgatcgtcattgaagtccactatatggagaaaaatcctggaatcttttcctcaaaaacctttatttcttctcaaccgaagaaagaaagacatgaacatcttggatgacatgggcgggggggagggtgagtaaattattgggACATTTTTATTTAGGAGAGAAGTAATCCTACAAACAAGCAGAGCAAACCTggaactctttaaaaaaaaaaaaaaatgcagcattgcatcttGGGATGCTCATGGGCTGTACTAACCTCAGGGATGTCCGATGCCTCTTTCTGCCCCAAAGGCTCTAAGATACTCTCCCGCCAAGAAGGAACTACATATGGTGAAGAGTGACAAATTTGGAGATCTTAAATTTTCTTTATAATCAATATATGAATTAAAGCATTAACAGAGAAATTAAATCTACAATTTCACCCAACCTGCAACTGTGTCCTCATGCACAGGTGAGGGGTCTCGCCAAGGTGATGGAGGCGGCTGATGCCAACAACAGAGGTACATCTCTGTGGTAGTCAGGTAGGGCAGTTCCTCTGACTGAGACTCCAATTTGGCCTCTGTCTCTTCCTGGGGTTCCTCCTTCAGAGCTGGGCTGTCctgtggtggtggtggtgatggTGATGGTGGTGACCTAGGCTGCCCACGTCGTGACCTGCTCATCCGGGAATCCTGGAAAAGAAACCTCCTTTAAGAGGGTGGAAAAACAGAAGATATTTAGTTCGATCAATTCTCAGAATCTACAACACTTTAGTATAAAATAATggggaataaaaaaaataacaccacaaccaaaacattactgtcacatggactattttatcaatgtccttactatgtttctgggccttgaatgtgggtcagaaagctcaaagattgcataaaaaatatcttaattcaggGTTCGAAACATTTGAAAATACCTTTTTTTCAATGAGCACAGATTTCTTTTCATGTGAAattcacagaataaaaaaaaaaaaagctaagccagtagtagtactgacagtgtcttGTAAACATGGCTAAAGTCATGAAAAGAGAAACAGATTAAACGAATCAATTAAGTGAgtcaaactcgtgactttgataattcatttcaagcgattcactaccAAAAGCCAGATTAAAATAAAACAGCCATTCATTTTCGATTTTTAAAATCACTTGTAATTATTTTAACATGCACATAGTGATGAAACAGAGCTTTCGCAATGACAAATCAAGGATAAGGACTACAAATTCCGTAtcacaaataatttaaaatgggatcgggtttgtgaatcatttctcaaattgaatgattcaaatcaaatgatttgcgatgcatgatttgaagtcctgatctaaatcaaatgattcacgctccgaGTCCTAATCTGAAATTATTCAAAATGTGGATTGAGAGTCATTTCATTTAAATCAGAACTTTGGAACGGGTTCATGACTCTTTTGCTTTAGAACGGAACATTGGAACGCGGACGGCTTTggtgtgggttcgcaaatcatttgattcagttcgagattTCAGAGCACATATGAGGAATCATTTGTTTTCAGGATTTTGGAGCGGTTTCGTGAATCTTTTTTTCGGATTTTTTTACTTAAAcaatagaaaacatcaaaccgtTAAGGCAATACAGTTCTAAAAACAAAAGGAAAGAAGAAAATAAGTATTTATACATACAAATCCCTCAAGAGAATTTAAtcatagttttactatagtaaaagtgtagtatactttgaaATACTTATAGTAACACACTGCATGTGCTTCAcatcatttttgccattttgttttatcattatatttttattcatctaTTTATCTTTTctttagaatttgaaagagaagacattgtttgataagtgaactctctgattgaagtccttgaaaatcaaaaaagcatTAATTGAAAAATCCTTGAAAGCTCTggaatttcatttaatttgtgttcagaagatgaataaaggttttataataacatgagggtaagtaattaatgacagagttttcatttttgggtgaattatctctTTCATTTCCTGTCTCATtactgtcctatcataacaaaggAAAAAcgccaaaaatatatatattttttgtccatacagCAGAAGCCAGTATTCATCAAAATATAATCTTTTGTGTTCCGCAGAAGTCAATAAACAACTGATGATACATTTTTGAGCGAACTATCCTTGTAAATCTTTACATATTTCGGAGAAAATTCATTATTGTACCTTTTCAGGCTTTTCCCTCCTCTACCAAAGTAAGTTTGCTTTGGAGTTTGGACTCGCCCCTCACGTTGCTGGATGTCATCTGTAGAAGCAGACTCGGCCTCAGGTCCCCTACGACGAGGACGGGATCCTGTACCCTCTTTTTTCACCATCTGCAGCCGATGCTCCATGCGTTCAATTCGTGCCATTAGCTATAAACACACACCTGTGTTAGGCTGTGTATTAAACACTGGGTTCAGGTGAATAAGTGAAACAAGAGACAAGTGTTACAAAATAAACTGGGTGCATTAATTTGTGAATGGGCCCAATTATCACCGTTTAACCTCTTATTTCATaaaaagacaagaaaaaaaaataatgcaaaactgTTTGCATACCATCTCTTTTTCAGCTTTGAGGTCATCAATCTCTTTGCTCTTGTTGTGCAGTTGCTTCTGCTGCTGTTCAATCAATTCCAGTTGCAAGAGCAGGATCTGTCGGATGCAGCTGGTTTGAGTGTCCACAAGGCCGGAGCCTTTTCTCACATTCCGACGCTTCCCATCGGGACTGCTCTCTGGTGAGGGGACCCCCGCGACCGCCCCCACTTGCCCTCCGTCTCGCCTCTGATTGCTGCCATTTGATACCATGGGATCCATCTTCCCCACGTGGTTGTGATTGGCCTGACAAAACAGTGATTTGCTCTTAACCGGGGAGCCTTCGGCCCCCATCTGCTTGGTTGACGGGTGTGTCAAGGCCCCCAGCGTCTCCCAGTTCTCCTCCTGCCCGAGGTTCCCTGCTGGAGATTGGTCAGGGCAGCTCAAAGTGTTCTGACGGCTTATATTTGCTTTGCTGTGCAGGTGATGCTTTTGATTTACGCTGTTGTGGATCGTGCTCAGCACATGGGTGGCGAAGTCGCGGCTTTCCTTCTTCAGGCCGGCCAGGGATTCATGGGCTGGCTTCTTGCTGAGGCTTGGGTCCAGTCTGAACACAGTGGATCGCATAGTCATTGCGACTTACTCCGGTCCGGTCGGAGATCTTTTACCAACACCCGCCTCTATAGATGAGGAGGATTTGTGACAGGCTGAATGTGTCTCCTTGAGGCCTCTTTTCCATAGCCATTCTGAGGGGAAGAGAACAAAATCTTATTTGACAAGAGAAACTGGTTGAAAGGCAGGCATACGTTAACTGAAATAGAGCTGAcatgttgctttaattatgttCTGAGACTTTAAAGCACATGAATCCTAGAGCAAAACTGTCATTTACAGAAACATTATGTATGGTCAGacttttaaataatgtatatggCTACGTTAAGCTAAGCTTTAGTACCCTTGCCATCTGTTGAGTGTGCAGTGGTACTTATAGATGCACTGGCATTGCATGCGTTATGTTTACTGTTTCAGGAAGGACATCGTCTGATCATTGCTATATATGCATGCAACTGGGAGTTCTTTAAATCTACAGTTAAACTCCAGAGTCATCGTCAGGGCAAAGGCAGCGTCCACCATTTTAGATATACAGCAAAAATAATGACAATCATTTTCATCAGTTTCCTTCGTCTGCTCTTGAGGGACGATGGCGCCATTTTAAGTCATGCAATCATGCTGCTTATTTAAATGCTGAATGAAGCGTATCGCAACCACCAGCGAACTTGTTCTTGCTCAATTTGCATCGGCATGTTATTTAAATTTCCCTGACCCCCGCCCGAACTCACCTATCGCCTTGCTTTGGCCCACTTTCCGATTTTGTTTGAATCTGCGCACACGGCGCATGCGCGGTGCGTTCGGATTCTGATTGGACGCTTGCAGAACAACATTTTGTGGCGGGCGAGTTGGTCCTGAGGTTTGCACGATGACATCATGCAGAGATTCGCTGAAGATGACCATTCAAGTTTTAAAAGCATTGCAGCGTCACGGAGTAAATGCAACCACAGAACCTGTAACTTATATGACAAATGTTTGTTTATTAATAGTTTTACGTTACAAACAGGCTATATAAATATACAGTACCTGATTAAATAAATACTGAGGAGTGCTGGTGGCTGATTTGCTGGCAATGCATTTTGGCAAACTGCAATGCCAACACACTGCTGGCTGTTCAAACAAGCTTGGCATTAGAAGAAGTGACTCTGGACCATCAtaaggtcatttttttaaaaatggagatttttacatcatctgaaagctgaataaataaggatTCAGctattgttaggatagggcaatatttgaaaatctggaatctgctaaaaaaaaaaaaaaaaaaataataataatcacctttacagttgtccaaatgaagctcttagcaatgcatattactaatcaaagattaagttttgatatatggtaggaaatgtgaaacatgatctttacttaatatccttatgattttggcttaaaagaaaaagcaataatGTTGActcgcaatgtatttttggctattgctccaaatatacctgtgctacctacaactggtattgtggtccagggtcacaaatctgtTAGATACATGCagtaattaaaggttgtatcagcgatttctagcctgaaacataaagtgtcaaattcaactgacctttcttcacgatccgctcgctgcctgccccataaattgtctgtgaaaaaaccgcgtctctctggtcagcctagggtccgagatatgccaaaaaaacaatcggcactaccaacctttccacagataaacaaacagtgttccaaccaatcagtgtcaggggtttggtgttgtggactttcctactggtgcagggatgtgagggaggcggagcaaaagtccacaacaccaaacccctgacgctgattggttggaacactgtttgtttatctgtggaaaggttggtagtgccgattgtttttttggcatatctcggaccctaggcagtgagcggatcgtgaagaaaggtcagctgaaattgacactttatgttttaggctagaaatcgctgatacaacctttaatatttAAACCCAAAACATACTTTTGTTAACCTtacaaatattgtaaaaatactgaaatattcaATATTCTAACAGACAAAATCTGTGTGATAAATCTGTCTATATATATAATACTTAATTTCTCAAGATGTCAACAGAtgtttcaatgttttttaaatactgattaaccttttttcagtttcagtcaGTTTTTTAGTCATCAGTATATAAATACAAAATGTGTCCAGTCTGTAAATGTGAACGGATCATTTGGTGCCCCTTCAGATGTCACATCTGCTGTTGTTCTGTTGTTTGGTCATCAGCtgctgagaagaaaaaaaacataataatattattaataaaacaactcacgttaataaatgtatttaaagagacagttcaccaaaaaatgaaaattctgtcattaattactcaccctcatgtcatttcaaacccgtgagaccttcatcttcacaacacaaattaacATAATTTTGATggaatccaaaagctttctgacccctgcatagacagcaatgcaactgaaattttcaagacccagaaaggtagtaaggacattgataaattagtccacgtgacatcagtggtttaacagtaatgttatgaagctacgagaatactgtttatgaaaaaaatgactttattcaggAATTTCTTCTtgtctgtgtcagtcttcaacaggTATTCACTCCAACACCGAGTAGCGATGTATGGCTCGAGACCACTTTTACGTGGTCTCTGTCTTGTCACGGCCTTGATGGTCTTTGGTCTCGGTCTTGTCAAGGTCTCGCTGTCTCAGACCGTCATAGTGGTCGGGGATTTAGCAGTACTACACggtcaaaaataaaaactacacgCTCTAGAATCTTTGGTATCCACGACAACACAACGTTTGATAATGCAACATTaatattttgcgcccttcaaagaaagctcttggatttcatcttaaatatcttaatttgtgttctgaagataaacaaaagtcttatgggtttggaacaacacaaggtgAGTAACTAaggactgaattttcatttttgggtgaactatccctttaactctcTTGAAAAGCATATTCAGAAATATATCTGAGCCAAATACAGGACAAACCTGAGGCAGGTATGTAGATGGTCTGCAATATGAAgacaaaaatgcaattatgaaGCCTGGCCACCAGAGCTAATGCCTTATAACTTTAATCTGATGTATTAGTAAGAGTGAGTGCATGTGTACCTGCTCAGGCTGTAAATATCTCCTCCTCCATATTTTAAAGGCAGCCAGAAGTCCAAAAACACACAGCAACAGAAGTACACAGGGAACTACAATAACAGGATCAGGACTAGGTTctggaaagaaaaaaacatgtttgtgaccctggaccacaaaaccagtcataggggtcaattatgttttaaaatacatCTGTTCTATACATCttaaataaacaagctttccattaatggtttgttaggataggacaatatctgtctgagatacaactatttgaaaatctgtaatctgagggtgcaaaaaaatctaaatattaagaaaactgcctttaaagttgtccaaatgaagttcttagcgatgtatattttttttactgcaaAATTGACAGAATATctttatagaacatgatctttacttaatatcctactgatttttggcataaaagaaaaattgataattttgacccatagaatgCATTgctggctatttctacaaatatacctgtgctacttaagactggttttgtggtccagggtcacatatagacacATACATTATATACATGTATAAAAAAGCTTCCACTTTTGATTTGACATACCTATACTGATGTCAAGCTTGTTATCCAGGCTAAGGTGAGTCACAGTACACGTGTAGGTGTGTCTTTCTCTTTGCTCTTCGGCGCTGAGCTCCACACTCTTCCTCATCTGATAGGTTCCATCAGGGTTGGGCAGCAGTTCACCTCCTGTGACCCTCTCCTCATTAACTGGCTGGCCGTCTTGAAGCAGGGTCAAATTAATGTGACGTGGGTAAAAACCAGTTGCCAGGCAGGTCGTCTGAACTACACCTGTCTTCCTACAATAGCGTTTAATCACTCTCACTCTAGGCTTTACTGTCAAGGAAGTGAGCGAGAAACACATCATTAATGTTTTCCAAACTAAAAAAGTGAATTTTTGGAGAATACATGAACTGACCTCTTGCCATCACACGCTTCTTCTCCTTTGTTAGATATTTCCTAAGCTGGCTAATGCACAACGGGCGGTAGAAGTGGGCATAGAGCCACGCGTCGTACTCCAGCTGTGCCGTACTCTTTATGACAGGCCATTTCCAGTGAGTCTGCTGGTCTCCTTGAACAGTATAGCGTCGTTCAAAGCCACTCTCGCCATTGAAGGCCTCCAGCGTCATCATTCGACCAGGCTCATCATGGAGAAGCTCACATCCAACCAGCCTCTGCTGCACGTGAAGGCCTTGGGAAGAAATACAGAGTAAAAAGAAGAAACACAGAGTTTTAGATGCAGATATGCAAGGATGGAATTTACAATTTTGGTTAACCTTGTTATGATATTAACACACA is part of the Garra rufa chromosome 1, GarRuf1.0, whole genome shotgun sequence genome and harbors:
- the msl1a gene encoding male-specific lethal 1-like 1, encoding MTMRSTVFRLDPSLSKKPAHESLAGLKKESRDFATHVLSTIHNSVNQKHHLHSKANISRQNTLSCPDQSPAGNLGQEENWETLGALTHPSTKQMGAEGSPVKSKSLFCQANHNHVGKMDPMVSNGSNQRRDGGQVGAVAGVPSPESSPDGKRRNVRKGSGLVDTQTSCIRQILLLQLELIEQQQKQLHNKSKEIDDLKAEKEMLMARIERMEHRLQMVKKEGTGSRPRRRGPEAESASTDDIQQREGRVQTPKQTYFGRGGKSLKRRFLFQDSRMSRSRRGQPRSPPSPSPPPPQDSPALKEEPQEETEAKLESQSEELPYLTTTEMYLCCWHQPPPSPWRDPSPVHEDTVAVPSWRESILEPLGQKEASDIPECLDDNVFLKRHSKLELDEKRRKRWDIQRIREQRMFQRLQQRMNRRKVIQESEPELLSFYPDPEDVESIMVTPFLPVVAFGRPLPNLKQQNFDLPWLDERSRCRPEVTKKRTPHRTCRK
- the LOC141336704 gene encoding major histocompatibility complex class I-related gene protein, producing MFYFIFVVYILSAAHTVFSESGSHSLWVFATFLTGDTSVPFPEFTAVVMLDDIVIGHYNADDRSFVPATAQESVNVTEQVTISTICKGIHAGMKTKAFYLIDYLNYTRGLHVQQRLVGCELLHDEPGRMMTLEAFNGESGFERRYTVQGDQQTHWKWPVIKSTAQLEYDAWLYAHFYRPLCISQLRKYLTKEKKRVMARVKPRVRVIKRYCRKTGVVQTTCLATGFYPRHINLTLLQDGQPVNEERVTGGELLPNPDGTYQMRKSVELSAEEQRERHTYTCTVTHLSLDNKLDISIEPSPDPVIVVPCVLLLLCVFGLLAAFKIWRRRYLQPEQTIYIPASAADDQTTEQQQM